One genomic region from Streptomyces sp. NBC_00457 encodes:
- a CDS encoding SURF1 family protein — MYRFLLTPRWWGINVFVLLAIPFCLYMGSWQLSRFEERVDSHKVAENKAASDKQQAARPLAELLPVDKETSGEQATATGRYGKQLLVPDRELDGKRGFYVLTLLRTDDGKALPVVRGWLPGDADAAKAPAAPSGEVTVTGALQASETPGDNGVSARGGLPAGQTAAISAASLINLVSYDVYDAWVTLNSGDAGMKTVPATAAQDTGLDLKAFQNLGYTGEWFVFAGFVVFMWFRLLRREVESIRDAQLGLVDEEDRDPVSV; from the coding sequence GTGTACCGGTTCCTGCTGACCCCCCGCTGGTGGGGAATCAACGTCTTCGTGCTGCTCGCCATCCCCTTCTGCCTTTACATGGGGTCCTGGCAGCTGAGCCGGTTCGAGGAGCGGGTGGACAGCCACAAGGTCGCGGAGAACAAGGCGGCCTCGGACAAGCAGCAGGCGGCCCGGCCGCTGGCCGAGTTGCTGCCCGTCGACAAGGAGACCTCCGGCGAGCAGGCCACCGCGACCGGGCGGTACGGCAAGCAACTGCTCGTGCCGGACCGGGAGCTGGACGGCAAGCGTGGCTTCTATGTGCTGACGCTGCTGCGCACCGACGACGGCAAGGCCCTGCCCGTCGTGCGGGGCTGGCTGCCGGGCGACGCCGACGCCGCGAAGGCGCCCGCCGCGCCCTCCGGCGAGGTCACCGTCACCGGTGCGCTCCAGGCGTCCGAGACGCCCGGGGACAACGGGGTCAGTGCGCGGGGCGGGCTGCCGGCCGGGCAGACCGCGGCGATCAGTGCGGCCTCGCTGATCAACCTCGTGTCGTACGACGTGTACGACGCCTGGGTCACTCTCAACTCCGGTGACGCCGGGATGAAGACGGTGCCGGCGACCGCCGCGCAGGACACCGGGCTGGACCTGAAGGCCTTCCAGAACCTCGGCTACACCGGCGAGTGGTTCGTCTTCGCCGGGTTCGTGGTCTTCATGTGGTTCCGGCTGCTGCGCCGCGAGGTGGAGTCCATACGGGACGCGCAGCTGGGGCTGGTGGACGAAGAAGACCGCGACCCCGTATCCGTGTAG
- a CDS encoding aspartate-semialdehyde dehydrogenase has protein sequence MTVRPTLAVVGATGAVGTVMLKILSQHADIWGEIRLIASPRSAGRKLAVRGEEVEVVALTEEAFDGVDVAMFDVPDEVAAQWAPVAAAKGAVVVDNSGAFRMDPDVPLVVPEVNPHAARVRPRGIIANPNCTTLSMIVALGALHAEYGLRELVVSSYQAVSGAGRAGVETLRRQMSLVAGTELGTSPGDVRRAVGDDTGPFPEPVALNVVPWAGSLREDGWSSEEMKVRDESRKILGLPRLPVAVTCVRVPVITTHALTVHARFEGEVTVEGVRELLATAPGVVLFDNPAAGEFPTPADVVGTDPTWVGRVRRALDDPTALELFVCGDNLRKGAALNTAQIAELVAAELR, from the coding sequence ATGACCGTACGACCGACGCTCGCGGTCGTGGGTGCGACCGGAGCCGTCGGCACGGTCATGCTCAAGATCCTGTCCCAGCACGCGGACATCTGGGGCGAGATCCGTCTGATCGCCTCGCCGCGCTCGGCCGGCCGCAAGCTGGCCGTGCGCGGCGAGGAGGTCGAGGTGGTGGCGCTCACCGAGGAGGCCTTCGACGGCGTCGACGTCGCCATGTTCGACGTACCGGACGAGGTCGCGGCGCAGTGGGCTCCCGTCGCCGCCGCCAAGGGCGCCGTGGTGGTGGACAATTCGGGCGCCTTCCGGATGGACCCCGATGTGCCGCTCGTCGTGCCCGAGGTCAATCCGCACGCGGCGCGGGTCCGGCCGCGCGGGATCATCGCCAACCCGAACTGCACGACGCTGTCGATGATCGTGGCCCTGGGCGCGCTGCATGCCGAGTACGGGCTGCGCGAGCTGGTGGTGTCGTCGTACCAGGCCGTCAGCGGGGCCGGGCGGGCCGGCGTCGAGACGCTGCGCCGGCAGATGTCGCTGGTGGCGGGTACGGAGCTGGGGACCAGCCCGGGTGACGTACGGCGGGCCGTCGGCGACGACACCGGGCCGTTCCCGGAGCCGGTCGCGCTGAACGTCGTACCGTGGGCCGGGTCGCTGCGTGAGGACGGCTGGTCGTCGGAGGAGATGAAGGTGCGGGACGAGTCCCGCAAGATCCTCGGACTGCCGCGGCTGCCCGTCGCCGTGACATGCGTCCGGGTGCCGGTGATCACCACACACGCCCTGACCGTGCACGCCCGCTTCGAGGGCGAGGTCACCGTCGAGGGCGTCCGCGAGCTTCTGGCCACGGCGCCCGGTGTCGTCCTCTTCGACAACCCGGCCGCGGGGGAGTTCCCCACGCCCGCCGATGTGGTCGGCACCGATCCGACCTGGGTGGGGCGCGTGCGCCGGGCGCTGGACGACCCCACGGCGCTCGAACTCTTCGTGTGCGGGGACAACCTGCGCAAGGGTGCCGCGCTCAACACCGCGCAGATCGCCGAGCTGGTGGCTGCGGAGTTGCGGTGA
- a CDS encoding MerR family transcriptional regulator, protein MITIGQLATYIGVSTKTIRVYHDKGLLPEPDRDASGYRRYSANDAIELIKIRTLAEAGVPLARIRDLRSAADEEFRQELREIDDQLTVRIRGLRATQRRLRRLADGDLAPLPTEVGDHLEHLAGWGFTPRWVDLQRDLWILVFATHPDHALTLFRDQADILADPALRQLFLDYDHAHDLAPDDPRIGTLAHRIVEATRHRYGPDERPELDAPSDIPALIQATVNASSPAWQRLDTLIRARLDA, encoded by the coding sequence GTGATCACCATCGGGCAGCTGGCCACGTACATCGGAGTGTCGACCAAGACCATTCGCGTGTACCACGACAAGGGCCTGCTCCCGGAGCCCGACCGCGATGCGTCGGGCTACCGGCGGTACAGCGCGAACGACGCCATCGAGCTGATCAAAATCCGCACCCTCGCCGAAGCCGGTGTTCCTCTGGCCCGTATCCGGGACCTGAGATCCGCGGCCGACGAGGAGTTCCGGCAGGAGCTGCGCGAGATCGACGACCAGCTCACCGTCCGCATCCGTGGTCTGCGGGCGACGCAGCGGCGCCTGCGCCGGCTCGCCGACGGGGATCTGGCACCGCTGCCCACCGAGGTCGGTGACCATCTGGAGCACCTGGCCGGCTGGGGGTTCACCCCTCGCTGGGTGGACCTCCAACGCGACCTGTGGATCCTCGTGTTCGCCACCCACCCGGACCACGCGCTCACCCTGTTCCGCGACCAGGCCGACATCCTGGCCGACCCGGCGCTACGGCAGCTCTTCCTCGACTACGACCACGCCCACGACCTCGCTCCCGACGATCCCCGCATCGGCACCCTCGCCCACCGCATCGTCGAGGCGACCCGGCACCGCTACGGACCTGACGAACGCCCCGAGCTGGACGCGCCCTCTGACATCCCCGCCCTCATCCAGGCCACCGTCAACGCCTCGTCCCCGGCATGGCAGCGACTCGACACGCTGATTCGCGCGCGACTGGACGCTTGA
- a CDS encoding DUF1707 SHOCT-like domain-containing protein produces the protein MSGEISPTGKHSGPGSSPELRASHADRDRVVDVLRIAAGEGLLSADELDERLEAALSARTLSELAALTADLPPVSATTGSTVADVKDVVRIEQVFSGTIERVGRWVVPRRLELAVTYCDVTLDFTDAVITHDTLQVDVAMAGKTLRLITRPGIEIDTDALQLVHCKLKHRRTPTDPDTPVTLRVELVGQKAHGRVVVRPPRRTFTQWLLRRRGGR, from the coding sequence ATGTCGGGAGAGATATCGCCCACCGGGAAGCACTCCGGCCCCGGCTCGTCGCCCGAGCTGCGCGCCTCGCATGCGGACCGGGATCGAGTCGTGGATGTGCTGCGTATCGCGGCGGGGGAAGGCCTGCTGAGCGCGGACGAGTTGGACGAGCGCCTGGAAGCCGCCCTCTCGGCACGGACTTTGAGCGAACTGGCCGCCCTCACCGCTGACCTGCCGCCCGTATCGGCCACGACAGGCTCGACCGTCGCAGACGTCAAGGACGTAGTCCGGATCGAACAGGTCTTCAGCGGCACGATCGAGCGCGTGGGCCGCTGGGTGGTACCGCGCAGGCTGGAACTCGCCGTGACGTACTGCGACGTGACGCTCGACTTCACCGACGCGGTGATCACGCACGACACCCTGCAGGTCGACGTGGCGATGGCGGGCAAGACCCTGAGGCTGATCACGCGGCCGGGCATCGAGATCGACACCGACGCTCTGCAACTGGTGCACTGCAAACTCAAGCACCGCCGGACTCCGACCGATCCCGATACGCCGGTCACCCTGCGAGTTGAGCTGGTCGGCCAGAAGGCGCACGGCCGCGTCGTGGTGCGGCCCCCGCGCCGGACGTTCACGCAGTGGCTGCTGCGCAGGCGGGGCGGTCGCTGA
- a CDS encoding S9 family peptidase, giving the protein MTESNGSDSPERKEEMPDWEKRFRAPRVSLPDWAEDAPDRSLFVSNATGTYELYAWDRATGEQRQVTDRPNGTTDGVLSPDGAWIWWFDDKDGDEFGVWRRQPFGGGADETAVPGLEPSYPAGLALGRDGRTAVVGRSTDEDGTTIHLAREGEDPVEIYRHRESAGVGDLSHDGSLIAVEHTEHGDAMHSALRVVRPDGTAVAELDDTKGGTVELGLEVLGFAPVDGDTRLLIGHQRRGRWEPLVWDVASGIESDLALDLPGDVSAEWYPDGSALLIVHSFEARSELFRYDLASRALQQLPTPAGSVSGATARPDGTVEFLWSSAAEPSTVRSTTGGVVLDPPGMRSPGSVPVEDVWVDGPGGRIHALIQKPADVSGPLPTVFDIHGGPTWHDSDSFAAGPAAWVDHGYAVVRVNYRGSTGYGRAWTDALKHRIGLIELEDIAAVREWAVASGLADPDRLILTGGSWGGYLTLLGLGTQPEAWTMGLAAVPVADYVTAYHDEMEALKAMDRTLLGGTPEEVPERFEASSPITYVDQVKAPVYISAGVNDPRCPIRQIDNYVKRLETRGSVHEVYRYDAGHGSLVVDERIKQVRLELDFARRHLGG; this is encoded by the coding sequence ATGACTGAGAGCAACGGGTCCGACTCTCCGGAGCGGAAAGAAGAGATGCCGGACTGGGAGAAGCGCTTCCGGGCGCCCCGGGTGTCGCTGCCCGACTGGGCGGAGGACGCACCGGACCGTTCCCTGTTCGTGTCGAACGCGACGGGGACGTACGAGTTGTACGCCTGGGACCGTGCGACGGGCGAGCAGCGCCAGGTCACCGACCGGCCGAACGGCACGACGGACGGTGTGCTCTCCCCGGACGGCGCGTGGATCTGGTGGTTCGACGACAAGGACGGCGACGAGTTCGGCGTCTGGCGCCGCCAGCCGTTCGGCGGCGGAGCGGACGAGACCGCCGTCCCCGGCCTGGAACCGTCGTATCCGGCGGGCCTCGCCCTCGGCCGGGACGGACGTACGGCGGTCGTGGGCCGCTCCACCGACGAGGACGGTACGACGATCCATCTCGCGCGCGAGGGCGAGGACCCGGTGGAGATCTACCGGCACCGCGAGTCGGCGGGCGTCGGCGACCTCTCGCACGACGGCTCGCTGATCGCCGTCGAGCACACCGAGCACGGCGACGCGATGCACTCGGCGCTGCGTGTGGTGCGCCCGGACGGCACGGCGGTCGCCGAGCTCGACGACACCAAGGGCGGCACCGTCGAACTGGGCCTCGAGGTGCTGGGCTTCGCGCCGGTCGACGGGGACACGCGGCTGCTCATCGGGCATCAGCGGCGCGGTCGCTGGGAGCCGCTGGTGTGGGACGTGGCGAGCGGCATCGAGTCCGATCTCGCGCTCGATCTGCCCGGCGACGTGAGCGCCGAGTGGTATCCGGACGGCTCCGCACTGCTCATCGTGCACAGCTTCGAGGCCCGCAGCGAACTGTTCCGCTACGACCTCGCCTCCCGCGCGCTGCAGCAGCTCCCCACCCCGGCGGGCTCCGTCTCCGGCGCGACCGCCCGCCCCGACGGCACCGTGGAGTTCCTGTGGTCGTCGGCCGCCGAGCCGTCCACCGTCCGCTCCACGACGGGCGGCGTCGTCCTGGACCCGCCCGGCATGCGGTCCCCGGGATCAGTGCCAGTGGAGGACGTGTGGGTGGACGGTCCGGGCGGCCGTATCCACGCCCTGATCCAGAAGCCGGCGGATGTCTCCGGTCCCCTCCCCACCGTCTTCGACATCCACGGCGGCCCGACCTGGCACGACAGCGACTCCTTCGCCGCCGGCCCGGCCGCCTGGGTCGACCACGGATACGCGGTCGTCCGCGTCAACTACCGCGGCTCCACCGGGTACGGGCGCGCATGGACCGACGCCCTCAAGCACCGGATCGGTCTGATCGAGCTGGAGGACATCGCGGCGGTCCGTGAATGGGCGGTCGCCTCCGGGCTCGCCGACCCCGACCGGCTGATCCTCACCGGCGGCTCCTGGGGCGGCTACCTCACCCTCCTCGGCCTCGGCACCCAGCCCGAGGCCTGGACGATGGGCCTCGCCGCGGTCCCGGTGGCCGACTACGTCACGGCGTACCACGACGAGATGGAAGCCCTGAAGGCCATGGACCGCACCCTCCTCGGCGGCACCCCCGAAGAGGTCCCCGAGCGCTTCGAGGCATCCTCCCCGATCACCTACGTCGACCAGGTCAAGGCCCCCGTCTACATCTCGGCAGGCGTCAACGACCCACGCTGCCCCATCCGCCAGATCGACAACTACGTCAAACGCCTCGAAACCCGAGGCTCCGTCCACGAGGTCTACCGCTACGACGCGGGCCACGGCTCCCTGGTCGTGGACGAACGGATCAAACAGGTCCGCCTGGAACTGGACTTCGCTCGACGGCATTTGGGGGGCTGA
- a CDS encoding NAD-binding protein — translation MVVCGDDGLAHRLAAELRGVYGEQVTLVVPPSVTTARPPVVGRARAVSVALLDRWVSRANGEPAGNGRVVEAPEITEAVLADAGVDRAAALALVYDDDETNIRAALTARRINPRLRLVLRLYNRRLGQHIEELLDQAAALATGIDDIGADASTTVLSDADTAAPALAATALAGTSKVVQTDGLLLRAVERQPWRGRIPDPGLATLALLSPTNSDSADTDEQGPQLLPDDAAVRAATGRGAVVLEQVSYSGPSLPAGRAVGVAPAFASLFSRRLRWSLAGLVGCVLALAVALTVVTGDHPLYATYETLLDLFAINEPALHQSVGRQILQLLSGLLGLLLLPVLLAAVLEALGTFRSASALRKPSRGLGGHVVLLGLGKIGTRVLTRLHELNIPVVCVEADPEARGVATARRLRVPVILGDVTQEGVLEAAKIHRANALLAVTSADTTNLEAALYARSVRPDLRVVLRLYDDDFATAVYRTLRAAHPGASTRSRSVTHLAAPSFAGAMMGRQILGAIPVERRVLLFAAVDVAGHPRLEGKTVAEAFRPGAWRVLALDTATPDERQPDLALPPSPDNDDGDVRPSGLVWDLHEGYVLQAGDRVVLAATRRGLAELLGRRRREAAGT, via the coding sequence ATGGTGGTGTGCGGTGACGACGGTCTCGCGCACCGGCTCGCCGCCGAGCTGCGGGGGGTGTACGGCGAGCAGGTCACCCTTGTCGTGCCGCCCTCGGTGACCACGGCGCGGCCACCGGTGGTCGGGCGGGCGCGGGCGGTCTCGGTGGCGCTGCTGGACCGGTGGGTCAGCCGGGCCAATGGGGAGCCCGCGGGGAACGGGCGGGTCGTGGAGGCGCCCGAGATCACCGAGGCCGTGCTGGCCGACGCCGGTGTGGACCGGGCGGCCGCGCTGGCGCTCGTGTACGACGACGACGAGACCAACATCCGCGCCGCCCTCACCGCCCGCCGGATCAACCCCCGGCTGCGGCTCGTCCTGCGGCTCTACAACCGGCGGCTGGGGCAGCACATCGAGGAACTCCTCGACCAGGCGGCCGCGTTGGCGACCGGGATCGACGACATCGGCGCCGACGCGTCCACAACTGTGCTGTCCGACGCCGACACGGCCGCACCGGCGCTGGCCGCCACCGCGCTCGCCGGGACCAGCAAGGTCGTACAGACGGACGGGCTGCTGCTGCGGGCGGTCGAGCGGCAGCCGTGGCGGGGCCGGATCCCCGATCCGGGGCTGGCCACGCTGGCCCTGCTGTCGCCCACGAACAGCGACTCGGCGGACACCGACGAGCAAGGACCGCAGCTCCTGCCCGACGACGCCGCGGTACGGGCAGCCACCGGGCGCGGGGCGGTCGTCCTGGAACAGGTGTCGTACTCGGGTCCTTCGCTGCCGGCCGGGCGCGCGGTCGGCGTCGCACCAGCCTTCGCGTCGCTGTTCTCGCGGCGGTTGCGGTGGTCCCTGGCGGGCCTGGTCGGGTGTGTGCTGGCGCTCGCGGTCGCGCTGACGGTGGTCACCGGGGACCATCCGCTGTACGCGACGTACGAGACCCTGCTCGATCTCTTCGCCATCAACGAGCCCGCCCTCCACCAGTCCGTCGGCCGCCAGATCCTCCAACTCCTCTCCGGGCTGCTCGGGTTGCTGCTCCTGCCGGTGCTGCTGGCCGCCGTGCTGGAGGCGCTCGGCACCTTCCGCAGCGCCTCCGCCCTGCGCAAGCCGTCGCGCGGGCTCGGCGGGCACGTCGTCCTGCTCGGCCTCGGCAAGATCGGCACCCGCGTGCTGACCCGGCTGCACGAGCTGAACATCCCGGTGGTGTGCGTCGAGGCCGACCCGGAAGCGCGCGGCGTCGCGACCGCGCGACGGCTGCGGGTGCCGGTGATCCTCGGGGACGTCACCCAGGAAGGCGTCCTGGAGGCCGCCAAGATCCACCGCGCGAACGCGCTCCTCGCGGTGACCAGCGCGGACACGACCAATCTGGAGGCCGCGCTGTACGCCCGTTCCGTACGGCCCGACCTGCGCGTCGTCCTGCGCCTGTACGACGACGACTTCGCGACCGCCGTCTACCGCACCCTGCGCGCCGCCCACCCGGGCGCCTCCACCCGCAGCCGCAGCGTGACGCATCTGGCCGCGCCCTCCTTCGCCGGCGCGATGATGGGCCGCCAGATCCTCGGCGCCATCCCGGTCGAGCGGCGCGTGCTGCTGTTCGCCGCCGTCGACGTGGCCGGGCATCCGCGGCTGGAGGGCAAGACGGTCGCCGAGGCGTTCCGGCCGGGGGCGTGGCGGGTGCTGGCCCTGGACACGGCCACCCCCGACGAACGCCAGCCCGATCTCGCCCTCCCGCCGTCGCCGGACAACGACGACGGGGACGTACGGCCGTCAGGGCTCGTGTGGGACCTGCACGAGGGGTATGTGCTCCAGGCCGGGGACCGAGTGGTGCTGGCGGCGACTCGCAGGGGGCTGGCGGAGCTGTTGGGACGGAGGCGGCGGGAGGCGGCGGGGACGTAG
- a CDS encoding aspartate kinase, giving the protein MGLVVQKYGGSSVADAEGIKRVAKRIVEAKKNGHQVVVVVSAMGDTTDELIDLAGEVSPMPAGREFDMLLTAGERISMALLAMAIKNLGHEAQSFTGSQAGVITDSVHNKARIIDVTPGRIRTALDEGNIAIVAGFQGVSQDKKDITTLGRGGSDTTAVALAAALDAEVCEIYTDVDGVFTADPRVVKKAKKIDWISFEDMLELAASGSKVLLHRCVEYARRYNIPIHVRSSFSGLQGTWVSSEPINQGDNKVEQAIISGVAHDTSEAKITVVGVPDKPGEAAAIFRTISDAEINIDMIVQNVSAASTGLTDISFTLPKTDGRKAIDALEKNKHGIGYESLRYDDQIGKISLVGAGMKTNPGVTADFFTALSDAGVNIELISTSEIRISVVTRADDVKEAVTAVHTAFGLDSDSDEAVVYGGTGR; this is encoded by the coding sequence GTGGGCCTTGTCGTGCAGAAGTACGGAGGCTCCTCCGTAGCCGATGCCGAGGGCATCAAGCGCGTCGCCAAGCGGATCGTGGAAGCGAAGAAGAACGGCCACCAGGTGGTCGTCGTCGTTTCCGCGATGGGCGACACGACGGACGAGCTGATCGATCTCGCCGGAGAGGTATCACCGATGCCTGCCGGGCGTGAGTTCGACATGCTGCTGACCGCCGGAGAGCGGATCTCCATGGCACTGCTGGCCATGGCGATCAAAAACCTGGGGCACGAGGCCCAGTCGTTCACCGGCAGCCAGGCAGGCGTCATCACCGACTCGGTCCACAACAAAGCCCGGATCATCGACGTCACGCCGGGCCGTATCCGGACCGCGCTGGACGAGGGCAACATCGCCATCGTGGCCGGGTTCCAGGGTGTCTCCCAGGACAAGAAGGACATCACCACGCTGGGACGCGGTGGGTCCGACACGACGGCCGTCGCCCTCGCCGCCGCCCTCGACGCCGAGGTGTGCGAGATCTACACCGACGTCGACGGCGTGTTCACCGCCGACCCGCGCGTGGTGAAGAAGGCGAAGAAGATCGACTGGATCTCCTTCGAGGACATGCTGGAGCTGGCCGCGTCCGGCTCGAAGGTGCTGCTCCACCGCTGTGTGGAGTACGCCCGCCGCTACAACATCCCGATCCATGTCCGGTCCAGCTTCAGCGGACTGCAGGGCACGTGGGTCAGCAGCGAGCCGATCAATCAAGGGGACAACAAGGTGGAGCAGGCCATCATCTCCGGTGTCGCGCACGACACCTCCGAGGCCAAGATCACGGTGGTCGGCGTGCCGGACAAGCCGGGCGAGGCCGCCGCGATCTTCCGCACGATCTCGGACGCCGAGATCAACATCGACATGATCGTGCAGAACGTGTCCGCGGCCTCCACCGGCCTGACGGACATCTCGTTCACGCTCCCCAAGACCGACGGCCGCAAGGCCATCGACGCCCTGGAGAAGAACAAGCACGGCATCGGCTACGAATCGCTGCGCTACGACGACCAGATCGGCAAGATCTCGCTCGTCGGCGCGGGCATGAAGACCAACCCTGGCGTCACGGCCGACTTCTTCACGGCCCTGTCCGACGCCGGCGTGAACATCGAGCTGATCTCGACCTCCGAGATCCGTATCTCGGTGGTCACCCGCGCCGACGACGTCAAGGAGGCCGTGACCGCCGTGCACACCGCCTTCGGGCTCGACTCCGACAGCGACGAGGCCGTTGTCTACGGAGGCACCGGCCGATGA
- a CDS encoding permease, whose amino-acid sequence MAITKPPPATPVETPEEPQGRHLNSPLVLTMVLVLAVLAQGPIRRMLAVPVMQSWMTVFVAVVVQALPFLVLGVLLSAAIAVFVPPSFFARALPKRPALAVPVAGAAGAVLPGCECASVPVAGALVRRGVTPAAALAFLLSAPAINPIVLTATAVAFPGNPEMVLARFVASLLVACAMGWLWLRLGRADWLRPPARSSYDGQSKGAAFWGSVRHDVMHAGGFLVLGAMAAATLKAVVPETWLRAAADNPVIAVLALAALAVLLSICSEADAFVAASLTQFSLTARLAFLVVGPMVDLKLFAMQAGTFGRDFALRFAPATFVLAVLVSVLTGAVLL is encoded by the coding sequence GTGGCCATCACCAAGCCACCCCCGGCCACGCCCGTGGAAACCCCGGAGGAACCACAGGGCAGGCACCTCAACTCCCCCCTCGTCCTGACCATGGTGCTGGTCCTCGCCGTACTCGCACAGGGCCCCATCCGGCGGATGCTGGCCGTACCGGTGATGCAGAGCTGGATGACGGTGTTCGTCGCCGTCGTCGTACAGGCCCTGCCGTTTCTCGTGCTCGGCGTACTGCTGTCCGCGGCGATCGCGGTGTTCGTGCCGCCGTCGTTCTTCGCCCGCGCCCTGCCGAAGCGCCCCGCGCTGGCCGTGCCGGTGGCCGGAGCGGCGGGGGCGGTGCTGCCGGGGTGCGAGTGCGCGTCGGTGCCGGTCGCGGGCGCACTCGTGCGCCGGGGGGTGACTCCGGCCGCGGCGCTGGCGTTCCTGCTCTCCGCCCCGGCGATCAACCCGATCGTCCTGACCGCGACGGCCGTGGCCTTCCCCGGCAACCCCGAGATGGTCCTCGCCCGTTTCGTCGCGAGCCTGCTGGTGGCGTGCGCGATGGGCTGGTTGTGGCTGCGGCTCGGCCGCGCCGACTGGCTGCGCCCGCCGGCCCGTTCGTCGTACGACGGTCAGAGCAAGGGCGCGGCGTTCTGGGGGTCAGTTCGGCACGACGTCATGCACGCCGGGGGTTTCCTGGTCCTCGGCGCGATGGCCGCCGCAACGCTGAAGGCGGTGGTGCCGGAGACCTGGCTGCGCGCGGCGGCCGACAACCCGGTGATCGCCGTGCTGGCCCTCGCCGCACTCGCCGTCCTGCTGTCGATCTGCTCGGAGGCGGACGCGTTCGTGGCGGCCTCGCTGACGCAGTTCTCGCTCACGGCCCGGCTGGCGTTCCTGGTGGTCGGGCCGATGGTCGACCTGAAGCTGTTCGCGATGCAGGCGGGCACCTTCGGCCGCGACTTCGCCCTGCGCTTCGCGCCCGCGACCTTCGTGCTGGCGGTACTGGTGTCGGTGCTGACCGGGGCGGTGCTCCTGTGA
- a CDS encoding DUF6191 domain-containing protein: protein MEFAVFVTLPGLVILLTVIAFVDQLLLRMGRAGLLPWRNSARVGQVSATGFEQLHGALSPGKQHELKERQSSLVMRDDEEDGAPPNRTRVDLDGGVAVVRLPSP, encoded by the coding sequence ATGGAGTTCGCCGTCTTCGTGACCCTTCCCGGCCTGGTGATACTGCTCACCGTCATCGCCTTCGTCGACCAGCTGCTGCTGCGTATGGGGCGAGCCGGGCTGCTGCCCTGGCGGAACAGCGCGCGGGTCGGGCAGGTGTCCGCGACCGGCTTCGAGCAGTTGCACGGGGCGCTCTCCCCGGGCAAGCAGCACGAGTTGAAGGAACGGCAGTCGTCGCTGGTGATGCGGGACGACGAGGAGGACGGGGCGCCGCCGAATCGGACGCGGGTGGACCTGGACGGCGGGGTCGCGGTCGTACGACTGCCGTCGCCGTAG
- a CDS encoding SigE family RNA polymerase sigma factor produces the protein MPGTPGGMPVIAPMPAARPARIPSPRDGDEVDTVAAGTTVDHLTETYRAHYRSLLGLAALLLDDTASCEDVVQEAFIRVHSARKRVRDPEKTLAYLRQTVVNLSRSALRRRILGLKLLSKPMPDMASAEEGAYDQLERDSLIKAMKGLQRRQREVLVLRYFADMTEAQVAATLGISLGSVKAYGSRGIAALRIAMEAPA, from the coding sequence ATGCCCGGCACGCCCGGCGGCATGCCGGTGATCGCGCCCATGCCCGCAGCGCGGCCCGCCCGCATACCCAGCCCGCGTGACGGCGACGAAGTCGACACAGTGGCCGCCGGTACCACCGTCGACCACCTCACCGAGACCTACCGCGCCCACTACCGCTCCCTGCTGGGCCTCGCGGCGCTCCTCCTCGACGACACCGCCTCCTGCGAGGACGTCGTCCAGGAGGCCTTCATCCGCGTCCACTCGGCACGCAAACGCGTCCGCGACCCGGAGAAGACCCTCGCCTATCTGCGGCAGACGGTCGTCAACCTCTCGCGCTCCGCCCTGCGCCGCCGCATCCTCGGCCTGAAGCTGCTGTCGAAGCCGATGCCGGACATGGCGAGCGCTGAAGAGGGCGCGTACGACCAGCTGGAGCGGGACTCGCTGATCAAGGCGATGAAGGGCCTCCAGCGCCGGCAGCGCGAGGTCCTCGTCCTGCGCTACTTCGCCGACATGACCGAGGCGCAGGTCGCCGCGACGCTCGGCATATCGCTGGGCTCCGTGAAGGCCTACGGCTCGCGCGGCATCGCGGCGCTGCGCATCGCCATGGAGGCGCCCGCATGA